taaTCTTTTTTATCTTAGATGTACATTACAAAGTTTTTGtggtttgtaaataaatttattatctcaaatgtggttgttttttaatttatgttagAATCTGGACATTGCATAAAGCTTACAACTCTAAGTAAAATTCCTAACAGATTGTATTAAACTTACCCATTGTCTGACGTAAATAAGAATAAGGTGTTGTCAAACTGTCcgatttcttttaatttagTGATGATATCTCCAATTTGCCAATCCATCTCAGCCAAGGAATCTGTATAATCTCCACCTAGGGTAGAATTATGAAACCGTGAACTGGCAAAATGTGGAACATGAGGTTGCACAAACCAGTACATCAGGAGAAATGGATTACCACTTTCACTAAACTCTGTAATCCAGCTTCTAGCGGCTATGGTTTGTCTTTCAATCAGTGTTAACAGATTCACTGGTTGCTCAATAATCTCATCTTCTAAAAATAGTGGAAGAGGAGGGTCCGTACTTGTACAATCTGCTGTTAAACAAGGTACATCTGGAAGAAAACATATCTGGGGCGGACACCCGCTAAGGTAAACCGAGACAGGAATGCCAAAAAAGTGATCGAATCCATGATGCTTTGGTAGGAACTCTCTGTTGCGACCAACTCCAAGATGCCACTTGCCAATAAGAGCAGACTTGTAACCCTGGTCGGCGACGAGCTCGGCGATGGTCGTCTCGTTTAATGGAAGTCCCAGTGGACTGTTTAGCCTCAGTGTTGGCTGGTGCTCATTGATCCAGAAACCACTCCGTACTGGATATCTACCAGTCAGCAAACCAGCTCtaaagatacatttttaaagagAAGTATTCTATAATAAAGACATTATTACTAACCAGTTTTTGTAAAGTGTAAGCTTTGGAATGGACAGATCACAACAACATGGATGGATTTCACATACCTTGATGGACTACAGATGGAAGCCGAACTGTAAAACTGTGTAAGTTTCATGCCGTCTCGATAGAGTATATCAATATTTGGAGTGTCCGAGATCGGGTTTCCTGTCGCCTGTAGATCACCGTAGCCTAAATCATCAGcaagaaatataacaatattcgGTTTGTTCTGAGGCCGGCAAACTGAACATTCCAACAAAACTAGTAACAAACATATGCGAAATATCATGTAAGTCATTGCagctttcattatttttatcaacgCACCTAATGACTGAAGCAGACCACCGATAGGcttatgtttgttttataccATGTGAATATCCTGTCAATTACAACACGCACGTCACTCGATGAACATTTTCTTAAATCGTAATCTTTCAAGATATAACTTGAAAATGGTTAAGTCTACCAGTACATATATTAAATACTTGTGAAAAGTAGACCTAGTTGAAAGTcgtaaacaatttaatttaaaaaaaaacaacctttTTTATTGCACCGCCGTGTAGGCTATAGCCATATTAAGTATAACTTAAACAACAATGATCTTATTTCTTTGCAGTTACCCTAAAAAAACCCTCTTTTACAAATTAATCATTTCTCACTAGAGACAGAATACaacattttcttctttttatagtagttttttattatattttttttttctttttgtaaaaataGAATGATCGAggctgtatatatatatatatatatatatatatatatatataatatatatagctGCTTAAGTTAGTCTCTCTCTTCTAACTTCTTAGACTATTTAAAGTACGGTATCTAGATGGGAAAAACAGATTAAAATAAGCTATTTTCTTTGCTTAccataaaaacatgttttaaacccCTTACTCTTTTTCTCAATAGAAACAGACAACGTGAATTTTTAATCAGTGCCTTTAAAAATAAGCAACTAACTAGGCCTGTGAACCACATAAACAACAAACTCATAAGTTTGAAATTGTTACCAATCTATACAGTATTCTCATAATAATTCTTACATCCGCCTTTTCTTACTCTGTTCACCGAGGCCAGCAACAACCAgcacatataaatatatatatttgtcttACTTGCATCCCTATCGTTACGGTAATTGTTGACTTTGTAATGTCATTTTAATCATTTACGAATTGATAACTGCGGGTTGAAACTGTAGatacaattgtattattttattttaaatatattgctttaaacataataggcctaatatgcatGCATATATAACCTAAAATGGAAAAATTTTTTAAGTTGTTGCTTGATTGTTttggttggtttttttttgggTGTGTTTCTTGTTAAGaaccattttttgtttgtttttgtcttgTTGCCACAGCTGGTGGCGCGTTGTgtttttggaaataaaataataattctaaaaaaaaagaaaaaaagataaaattttAATCAGAGGGAATTCCCTGCATTATTTCGTAAAAATAGATAGCAATACCTAAATAGCCGTCTAGAATATAATAGGCTATCTATTTgtagcctactgtactgtatattaccgTACTTATCAACACATCGGTAAATGCAGggatttcactcttccctccTGGTAAAACATTCCGCAGTAATGAGAAACGCCTAGGCCTGTACGTGAACTACATAAACAATAAAGTTTTTAAAGATTTGGAGGAGAGAATATTAGGTTAGAAGAAGATGTattgtcatattttttttattgaaaaatcgAATCGACCAAAATTACAACTCGTGGCTAAGAGCCAAATTGCGTGTAAAATACATGTCAtagcaaaaatatatatacagtattaaaaaattaaaaataaaaaacaacaaaaaacaacaaagaagggGAGAGCAGTCGCAAGCTCGCAGGGGAGACAATTaagaatttaataatttgatgaaGTAGGGTATTAgggctattattattattaaatatggaTGTTTTAGACGCTAGCtgggtaattttgtttttatttcttaaattcctACCATGACAGATATGTCTGGTCGGTGGGATTAATTTTGGGGAGATACTCAGCGAACTTGCGACAATGCTCCACCCTTCTTTGAGCCAAAGCCTCTAATTTAAGAAATTCAAGGGCACCAGAGTAAGAAAAATAATCGTTGCCTAACATTATACGGCAAGCCCTCTTTTGTACATTTTCAATACAATCGCTTAATCTACAAGTCAAGCCAGAATTCCAAACAACATCAGCATACTCAACAACTGgtctaatataattataatatacaaaaatatacagaaaATAACAATCAGCCAGCTGCAATAGTTTTTGTAGACTTTGCCAAGGCGTTTGATTCTATAGATAgaaatttaatgtttatatgtCTGAAAAAATATGGTTTTGGACAGTCATTT
This DNA window, taken from Antedon mediterranea chromosome 9, ecAntMedi1.1, whole genome shotgun sequence, encodes the following:
- the LOC140058246 gene encoding arylsulfatase A-like: MKAAMTYMIFRICLLLVLLECSVCRPQNKPNIVIFLADDLGYGDLQATGNPISDTPNIDILYRDGMKLTQFYSSASICSPSRAGLLTGRYPVRSGFWINEHQPTLRLNSPLGLPLNETTIAELVADQGYKSALIGKWHLGVGRNREFLPKHHGFDHFFGIPVSVYLSGCPPQICFLPDVPCLTADCTSTDPPLPLFLEDEIIEQPVNLLTLIERQTIAARSWITEFSESGNPFLLMYWFVQPHVPHFASSRFHNSTLGGDYTDSLAEMDWQIGDIITKLKEIGQFDNTLFLFTSDNGPDKSSGFQGGSSGPFRCGKSSAFEGGTRVPGVVYWPSRITPGISMELISHLDIFPTIASLIGSSVDNIQLDGYDISDVLFNMGKSPRSSLMFFNNTWKSPFAYRYNQYKAHAVILESFSTISEDLDDYNARCRNAMPLSQHEPSLLYNLHLDPEERVNIGEDKDMQSVLNQLHTARLLEESDLTYGESILHRSAVGRFQACCNDGCEPFPLCCQCVSNYTIELFSNSQRVTAVSFDSSQFAWLVAFVIIFVTALLSAIIIVLIPRLRNKQNYIKLT